Proteins encoded in a region of the Saccharomyces eubayanus strain FM1318 chromosome V, whole genome shotgun sequence genome:
- the DSE1 gene encoding Dse1p: protein MQDTKYYEPTNIFRQPAINIKKRSEKKKVLQSITTSSTYKKSWQNNTSKMNSPILRKASDNFNDFYTTKKLRSDYWKLYGIDEEEQFIPSDISIVDNIVLVSTMSDKDNLKLFEISSVKKLKELQTISVPGTPITCICLLPMADFSPSVFRNPRINSSHDQLILTGHQDGVVNLISTSIYKGCAKIIKRFNHNKFLKSTVSSSTPILEISPKTAPILKVSPWNKTGFVSLLNDSLFIYDLKSNTNSMKTPIFLQSYPGINSFAVNDFYDPFLLALVGSKFGPNGVSLLDLRTNLYIPDILDNNTVTGTSEDHLRRKNTSLDCVWIDNHYVAQGLNDKIQIWDIQSCDSKPVCELNANKGYVERIKFDKKTGLLYSSDDQGFVICWDLQNLHNMKYGELIHGFNSINLEGINETLLTKEVFQCGNIIVSGVDNKKICLESNETSLKGTGCGFLFLETTNEGSLITLDNFCELGLHQICQVKYNVNTGKPIDIDDTANNEISDSSVLLCCNESDQSLTDNSDDMFSNNGNWDCSSANTIGEGRLHSDQEDVVLTKRIYSMNDMYLSGSTIDATAI, encoded by the coding sequence atgCAAGATACCAAGTATTACGAACCAACAAACATTTTTCGTCAACCAGCCATTAATATCAAAAAGCGGtcagagaaaaagaaagttttaCAGTCAATTACAACCTCATCCACATATAAAAAATCGTGGCAAAATAatacttcaaaaatgaactCACCCATTTTACGAAAGGCATCCGATAACTTCAATGACTTTTacacaacaaaaaaattaagatCTGATTACTGGAAATTATACGGtattgatgaagaggagCAGTTCATACCTTCAGATATCTCTATCGTGGACAACATAGTCCTAGTATCCACAATGAGCGATAAAGATAACTTGAAACTCTTCGAAATTTCCAGCGTTAAAAAACTAAAGGAGTTACAAACAATCAGTGTTCCTGGCACACCCATTACTTGTATTTGCTTATTACCTATGGCAGATTTCTCACCTAGTGTTTTCCGTAACCCTCGGATAAATTCTAGCCATGATCAATTGATCTTGACGGGTCATCAAGACGGTGTGGTTAATTTGATATCTACTTCGATATATAAGGGTTGTGcgaagataataaaaaggtTTAACCATAATAAGTTCCTGAAGTCTACCGTGTCATCATCAACGCCGATTCTAGAGATATCACCAAAGACAGCACCGATTTTAAAGGTTTCGCCATGGAACAAAACTGGTTTTGTTTCCCTTTTAAATGATTCTTTATTCATATACGATTTGAAATCGAATACgaattcaatgaaaacacCTATATTTTTGCAGTCATACCCAGGTATAAATTCCTTTGCTGTTAACGACTTTTACGATCCATTCTTATTGGCTTTGGTTGGTTCAAAGTTTGGCCCAAACGGTGTCTCGCTGCTCGATCTAAGGACAAACTTATACATTCCAGATATTTTAGATAATAACACTGTGACTGGAACAAGTGAAGACCACTTGCGAAGGAAAAACACGAGTTTGGATTGTGTCTGGATAGATAATCATTACGTTGCGCAGGGTTTGAACgataaaattcaaatttgggATATTCAGTCTTGCGACAGCAAACCTGTTTGTGAACTGAATGCGAATAAAGGGTACGttgaaagaataaaatttgataaaaagaCAGGTTTGTTGTATAGCAGTGACGACCAGGGGTTTGTTATTTGCTGGGATTTGCAAAATTTACACAATATGAAATATGGGGAATTAATTCATGGGTTTAACTCAATTAACCTAGAAGGGATAAACGAAACATTGTTAACCAAAGAAGTCTTTCAATGTGGTAATATTATTGTAAGCGGTGtggataataaaaaaatatgcttAGAGAGCAATGAGACTTCGCTCAAGGGAACAGGGTGtggttttttgttcttggaGACGACGAATGAGGGAAGTTTAATAACTCTCGACAACTTCTGTGAACTGGGATTACATCAAATCTGTCAAGTGAAATACAACGTCAACACTGGTAAACCAATCGACATTGACGATACTGCAAATAACGAAATTTCTGATTCATCCGTTTTATTATGTTGTAATGAAAGCGATCAAAGTCTCACGGATAATTCAGACGATATGTTCTCAAATAATGGTAATTGGGATTGCTCTTCAGCAAATACTATTGGTGAAGGTAGATTGCACAGTGACCAAGAAGATGTTGTTCTTACGAAAAGGATATATTCCATGAATGACATGTATTTAAGCGGGTCTACTATTGACGCCACTGCTATATAA
- the RSP5 gene encoding NEDD4 family E3 ubiquitin-protein ligase, producing the protein MPSSISVKLVAAESLYKRDVFRSPDPFAVLTIDGYQTKSTSAAKKTLNPYWNETFKFDDINENSILTVQVFDQKKFKKKDQGFLGVVNVRVGDVLGHLDEDTATSSGRPREETITRDLKKSNDGMAVSGRLIVVLSKQPSSNSHSQTASGHAASSSTGTSSTPRANGHTSSATRNHSSSHASRGTAQAVESTLQSGTTAATNTAATNNRPASSASSGTRQYSSFEDQYGRLPPGWERRTDNFGRTYYVDHNTRTTTWKRPTLDQTEAERGNQLNANTELERRQHRGRTLPGGSSDNSSVTVQVGGSSNIPPVNGAAAAAFAATGGTTSGLGELPSGWEQRFTPEGRAYFVDHNTRTTTWVDPRRQQYIRTYGPTNTTIQQQPVSQLGPLPSGWEMRLTNTARVYFVDHNTKTTTWDDPRLPSSLDQNVPQYKRDFRRKVIYFRSQPALRILPGQCHIKVRRKNIFEDAYQEIMRQTPEDLKKRLMIKFDGEEGLDYGGVSREFFFLLSHEMFNPFYCLFEYSAYDNYTIQINPNSGINPEHLNYFKFIGRVVGLGVFHRRFLDAFFVGALYKMMLRKKVVLQDMEGVDAEVYNSLNWMLENSIDGVLDLTFSADDERFGEVVTVDLKPDGRNIEVTDGNKKEYVELYTQWRIVDRVQEQFKAFMDGFNELIPEDLVTVFDERELELLIGGIAEIDIEDWKKHTDYRGYQESDEVIQWFWKCVSEWDNEQRARLLQFTTGTSRIPVNGFKDLQGSDGPRRFTIEKAGEVQQLPKSHTCFNRVDLPQYVDYDSMKQKLTLAVEETIGFGQE; encoded by the coding sequence atgcCTTCATCAATATCTGTCAAACTAGTGGCCGCAGAGTCACTGTATAAGAGGGATGTGTTCCGTTCTCCGGACCCCTTTGCTGTTTTGACCATTGATGGTTACCAAACCAAATCTACTTCTGCAGCAAAAAAAACGCTAAATCCTTATTGGAACGAAACCTTTAAATTCGATGACATTAATGAAAATTCAATCTTGACCGTTCAAGTGTTTGACcagaagaaattcaaaaagaaggaTCAAGGGTTCCTTGGTGTCGTTAACGTTCGCGTGGGCGACGTCTTAGGCCATCTGGATGAAGATACTGCTACATCAAGTGGCAGGCCTCGTGAGGAAACCATTACTCgtgacttgaaaaaatctaaTGACGGAATGGCAGTTAGTGGTAGATTGATTGTCGTTTTATCCAAACAACCTTCTTCAAACTCACATTCACAAACTGCCTCTGGTCATGCTGCATCATCGAGTACAGGCACAAGTTCCACTCCTCGAGCTAATGGCCATACTTCGTCTGCTACCCGTAATCATTCATCTTCTCATGCCTCGAGGGGTACCGCTCAAGCAGTGGAATCAACTTTACAGAGTGGGACAACCGCTGCCACTAATACGGCTGCTACAAACAACCGTCCTGCCAGTTCCGCTTCTAGCGGCACAAGACAGTACTCCTCATTCGAAGATCAATATGGTCGCTTACCACCTGGTTGGGAAAGAAGGACTGATAATTTTGGTCGTACATATTACGTTGATCACAACACAAGAACAACTACTTGGAAGCGTCCAACACTCGATCAAACAGAAGCTGAACGTGGTAACCAATTAAATGCAAATACCGAATTAGAGAGAAGGCAGCATAGAGGAAGAACTTTACCTGGTGGATCCTCCGACAATTCCTCTGTAACGGTTCAAGTTGGAGGTAGCTCTAATATACCCCCTGTTAACGgtgcagcagcagcagcattTGCCGCTACAGGCGGCACCACATCAGGTTTAGGTGAACTACCCTCAGGTTGGGAACAACGGTTTACTCCAGAAGGTAGAGCTTATTTTGTCGACCATAACACAAGGACAACTACTTGGGTAGATCCAAGAAGACAGCAATATATACGTACTTATGGTCCAACGAATACTACcattcaacaacaacccGTATCCCAACTGGGTCCTTTACCATCTGGCTGGGAAATGAGATTGACGAATACTGCCCGTGTATATTTCGTTGATCATAACACAAAAACAACGACTTGGGATGACCCAAGATTACCATCATCATTAGACCAAAATGTTCCTCAGTATAAGCGTGATTTCAGACGTAAGGTTATATACTTCAGATCTCAACCTGCTCTTAGAATATTGCCTGGACAATGCCATATCAAAGTACGTAGAAAGAACATTTTCGAAGATGCCTATCAAGAAATCATGAGGCAAACACCAGAagatttaaagaaaagattaatGATTAAATTCGATGGTGAGGAAGGTTTAGATTACGGTGGTGTTTCCAgagaatttttcttcttactATCACACGAAATGTTTAATCCATTTTACTGTTTATTCGAATATTCTGCTTATGATAACTACACCATTCAAATCAACCCCAATAGTGGTATTAACCCGGAACATTTGAACTACTTCAAGTTCATTGGTAGAGTTGTTGGTCTGGGTGTTTTCCATAGAAGATTTTTGGATGCATTCTTTGTTGGTGCATTATATAAAATGATGCTACGCAAAAAAGTTGTATTGCAAGATATGGAGGGTGTTGACGCTGAGGTGTATAATTCATTAAACTGGATGCTTGAAAATAGTATAGACGGTGTCTTGGACCTCACATTTAGTGCCGACGATGAAAGGTTTGGTGAAGTCGTAACAGTGGACTTGAAACCAGACGGAAGAAATATCGAAGTTACTGATGGCAACAAGAAAGAGTATGTTGAATTGTATACACAATGGAGAATCGTTGATAGAGTACAGGAACAATTTAAGGCATTTATGGATGGTTTCAACGAACTAATCCCCGAAGACTTAGTGACCGTGTTTGACGAACGTGAACTAGAATTGTTGATTGGTGGTATCGCAGAAATTGATATCGAAGATTGGAAAAAGCATACAGATTATCGTGGTTATCAAGAGTCAGATGAAGTTATTCAATGGTTTTGGAAATGTGTCAGTGAATGGGATAATGAACAAAGGGCACGTTTATTGCAATTCACTACTGGTACTTCTCGTATACCTGTTAATGGGTTCAAGGATCTACAAGGTTCCGATGGTCCAAGGAGATTTACCATTGAAAAGGCAGGTGAAGTACAACAGCTGCCAAAGTCTCATACATGTTTCAACAGAGTTGATTTACCACAATATGTCGATTACGACAGCATGAAACAGAAATTAACATTGGCTGTGGAGGAAACTATAGGTTTCGGTCAAGAATGA
- the NSA2 gene encoding rRNA-processing protein NSA2: MPQNDYIERHIKQHGKRLDHDERKRKREARESHKISERAQNLTGWKGKQFAKKRYAEKVSMRKKIKAHEQSKVKGSSKPLDTDGDALPTYLLDREQTNTAKAISSSIKQKRLEKADKFSVPLPKVRGISEEEMFKVIKTGKSRSKSWKRMITKHTFVGEGFTRRPVKMERIIRPSALRQRKANVTHPELAVTVFLPILAVKKNPQSPMYTQLGVLTKGTIIEVNVSELGMVTAGGKVVWGKYAQITNEPDRDGCVNAVLLV, translated from the coding sequence ATGCCTCAAAACGATTATATTGAACGTCATATTAAGCAACATGGTAAAAGATTAGACCATGACGAAAGAAAACGTAAGAGAGAGGCGAGAGAGTCCCATAAGATCTCTGAACGTGCTCAGAATTTGACTGGTTGGAAGGGTAAACAATTTGCCAAGAAGAGATATGCCGAAAAGGTATCAATGAGAAAGAAGATCAAGGCACACGAACAATCTAAGGTTAAAGGTTCATCTAAACCATTGGATACCGATGGTGACGCTTTGCCCACATATTTGTTGGACAGAGAACAAACCAATACAGCCAAAGCtatttcttcatcgatTAAACAGAAGAGACTGGAAAAGGCTGACAAGTTTTCAGTACCACTACCAAAAGTTCGTGGTattagtgaagaagaaatgtTTAAAGTCATTAAAACGGGTAAATCTAGATCCAAGTCATGGAAGAGAATGATAACAAAACATACTTTTGTTGGTGAAGGATTCACCAGAAGACCAGtaaaaatggaaagaattATTAGGCCAAGTGCATTGAGACAAAGAAAGGCAAATGTGACTCATCCAGAATTGGCCGTTACTGTCTTCTTACCAATTCTAGCcgtaaagaaaaatcccCAATCTCCAATGTACACTCAATTGGGTGTTTTAACCAAGGGTACCATTATCGAAGTCAACGTTTCAGAACTGGGGATGGTTACCGCCGGTGGTAAAGTTGTCTGGGGTAAGTATGCCCAAATTACAAATGAACCAGATAGAGACGGTTGTGTCAATGCGGTTTTGCTTGTATGA
- the LCP5 gene encoding small subunit rRNA maturation protein LCP5: MAKEVKEARRIDLNARSKMSELNTLLKEINGSLAATSESLEKLSDLYSNSDSDEVSENNKMHEHLFSGANKPTEKVSLLSLKNGSMLGYINSLMMLIGDRLDEKCKNPTAMDARERSVQHRVVLERGVKPLEKKLSYQLDKLTRAYTKMEKEYKDAEKRALERSSLVSHGDGADSEDEDSSDEEMAYRPNTAGIINTDKKSSHRATAEEASKEENGEEDGENESGVYRPPKITAVLPPQQTHFEDKFNAREHKDRSNKSRMQAMEEYIRESSDQPDWSTSIGADIVNHGRGGIKSSRDTEKERKVTSFEEDNFTRVNVTNKNDKRKQKQRERSARVNVIGGEDFGIFSSKRKLEDSTSRRGAKKTRSAWDRAQRRL, encoded by the coding sequence ATGGCTAAAGAGGTGAAGGAAGCAAGGAGAATCGACTTGAACGCGAGGTCGAAAATGTCTGAACTTAACACACTACTAAAGGAAATAAATGGTTCACTTGCTGCCACATCAGAATCATTGGAGAAACTCTCAGATCTATATAGTAATTCTGATAGCGATGAGGTTTCcgaaaataacaaaatgCATGAACATCTATTTTCCGGCGCTAATAAGCCTACTGAGAAAGTATCGCTACTATCTTTAAAGAACGGGAGCATGCTGGGGTATATAAATTCGTTGATGATGCTCATAGGCGACAGACTAGACGAAAAATGTAAGAATCCCACTGCAATGGATGCACGTGAACGTTCTGTCCAACACCGTGTAGTGTTGGAACGTGGTGTCAAACCGCTGGAAAAGAAGCTGTCTTATCAATTGGACAAGCTAACTAGAGCATACACAAAGATGGAGAAGGAATATAAGGACGCAGAGAAACGTGCGCTGGAAAGATCTTCTTTGGTAAGCCACGGCGATGGAGCAGAtagtgaagatgaagactCAAGTGATGAAGAGATGGCATACAGACCAAATACTGCGGGCATTATCAACACGGACAAAAAATCTTCACACAGAGCTACTGCTGAAGAAGCATCgaaggaagaaaatgggGAAGAAGATGGCGAGAACGAATCGGGTGTATATAGACCACCAAAGATTACCGCCGTTTTACCACCACAACAAACACATTTTGAAGACAAATTCAATGCCAGAGAACATAAGGATCGTAGCAATAAATCGCGTATGCAAGCCATGGAAGAATATATCAGAGAATCATCCGACCAACCAGATTGGAGCACGTCTATTGGTGCTGACATTGTAAATCACGGACGGGGTGGTATTAAATCTTCCAGAGATACAGAAAAGGAACGTAAGGTCACCTCGTTTGAGGAAGATAATTTCACAAGAGTGAATGTCACAAACAAGAACGATAAGAGGAAACagaaacaaagagaaagaagcGCAAGAGTGAATGTTATTGGTGGTGAAGATTTTGGTATATTCAGTTCAAAGAGGAAGCTAGAAGACAGTACTTCAAGACGTGGTGCCAAGAAAACTCGTTCTGCTTGGGATAGGGCACAGAGGAGACTGTAG
- the VFA1 gene encoding Vfa1p — protein sequence MINEYVSRKVALKDMQPCAICSKPSTTVLYNASGPDWLYTCDIHLQDNPQFTIPIYSKEYNDAVAQLKVVKRKMDTLISAQSRLGSWDGWVTKIFTKKDKEKKDGSESTEPAPAEPADVPLEVKEDADTLLETQAMYRKLLDEVTELQGKNRKYELAKIMFESRVQRKKTEQMNRERYRKEQENYSNTDPKELLQKHVFPSVPQQETQ from the coding sequence ATGATAAACGAATATGTTTCTAGAAAAGTTGCCCTAAAGGACATGCAACCATGCGCAATTTGCAGTAAACCATCTACAACCGTCCTTTATAACGCATCTGGTCCAGACTGGCTATACACGTGCGATATACATCTACAAGATAACCCTCAGTTTACTATCCCCATCTACAGTAAAGAGTATAACGATGCTGTGGCTCAATTGAAAGTAGTCAAGAGGAAAATGGATACCTTAATATCTGCCCAAAGCCGATTAGGGTCCTGGGATGGTTGGGTAACTAAAATATTCACCAAAAAGgataaggaaaagaaagacgGTTCAGAAAGTACAGAACCTGCTCCAGCTGAGCCTGCTGATGTCCCTCTAGAGGTAAAGGAGGACGCAGACACCTTACTGGAAACCCAGGCAATGTATAGGAAACTTCTTGACGAGGTTACAGAATTGCAAGGAAAAAACCGCAAGTATGAGCTAGCAAAAATCATGTTCGAGAGTAGGgttcaaagaaagaaaacagaaCAAATGAATCGGGAACGATATCgcaaagaacaagagaaCTACTCTAATACGGACCCTAAGGAACTGCTGCAAAAACATGTGTTTCCCTCAGTACCACAACAGGAGACGCAATAG
- the SAK1 gene encoding serine/threonine protein kinase SAK1 produces the protein MGTRDRKNVIEELDIPSDLQLELTESGNNSTASLRSPTKTSATNLPAMSEDIADNASIASSSVDSLNMLLERQRVRQLNHPQHQQHISSSLAKTPTTLSSFSSIGSATKNKVKETNRISLTYDPVSKRKVLNTYEIIKELGHGQHGKVKLARDILSKQLVAIKIVDRHEKKQRKFFTFIKSSKIFENDKIKREIAIMKKCHHKHVVQLIEVLDDLKSRKIYLVLEYCARGEVKWCPPDCLESDAKGPSLLSFQETRDILRGVVLGLEYLHYQGIIHRDIKPANLLISEDGTVKISDFGVSLAATSTNSSDSSESLDELELAKTVGTPAFFAPEMCLGEDAFAKYNLTKENLFRGSCISFMIDIWAVGVTLYCLIFGMLPFFSDFELRLFEKIVNDPLKFPSYKEMQSNKVSKISCKEEYEMAKDLLLKLLEKNPQKRMTIPEIKKHPFVSWDFDHISKEDDKLLASTLEQKLRFQCNQTDQFEPISISKHELKNAVSGVGKKIKESVLKSIPLKDPVDPSHMNYIHPTETSRSRSDANVIVSEGSVLSNIKDLSANNADSDAVDSSNGEDRFRDNTNDGHLTKKELEQELSKFDDKHEPSNMVNLPINSSFASLDSFYIDNFAMAKMGMSSPEAGDPTLSTPNLPSAPSSTRLGRSPIFGGLPNQPSPIRPVLPQQKSSFYASGRYDNNHNNLVRNSSSHLMSLHSGRPSSRSSRMNSRNQNLTKTPDSFSKSLNVQVSERKVPKDLEMPTPKRNPNTSYSKRPSSGNGSNIPSAKTDTLDKNSNVEGKPPSRNSPIKSLYQRMKQSKDKSQTFEVRRGNFFSHFNGDDDDSSSQSSVTSSGSASDSELSSSSSSGTSQIPSRNSSSNFNSGYSETESLPFEFGVDSEDGSGVLLRDLPTGDQIRPFLDMQPYGHVKVRNTLNSKPPSISSSSSSSEGEEELMLNAGNAGHRRRHNSSKVDEPSNNPQNVPNKAIYSNGSVHDSETTITPHNIDGLKIHQSPCLDQPIGNLKTLVLPKHLDQKKATTETSNLTDIVEFNANSSCQKDEHLGKILYSRDLLKDALDSTNVGRRRSIPSNKLRGRREANTITTTDNGGDDKDVRKNGYRNNEQLGGFGGNHKNHERSRSLTVAELNELKRRGVQL, from the coding sequence ATGGGCACTCGTGATCGAAAAAACGTCATCGAAGAGCTCGATATACCTTCTGATTTACAACTAGAATTGACAGAGTCAGGTAATAATAGTACCGCATCCCTCCGAAGTCCGACTAAGACCAGCGCTACCAATCTACCAGCTATGTCTGAAGATATAGCAGATAATGCATCCATAGCCTCTTCGTCAGTAGATTCATTAAACATGCTATTAGAGCGACAAAGAGTAAGACAATTGAATCATCCTCAACACCAACAGCATATAAGTAGTTCTTTAGCGAAAACTCCAACCACTCTGtcatcgttttcttcaattggaAGCGCAACTAAGAATAAAGTCAAAGAAACCAATCGAATATCCTTAACATATGATCCTGTatcaaaaaggaaagttTTAAACACTTATGAAATCATCAAGGAATTAGGTCATGGGCAGCATGGGAAAGTGAAGTTGGCACGAGATATATTGAGTAAGCAATTAGTGGCAATTAAGATTGTCGATAGGcatgaaaagaagcaaaggaaatttttcacgTTCATCAAATCaagcaaaatatttgaaaatgataaaattaaaCGTGAAATTGCTATCATGAAAAAATGCCATCACAAACACGTAGTACAACTGATAGAAGTACTAGATGACTTAAAGTCAAGGAAGATCTATCTAGTTCTAGAGTACTGTGCAAGAGGTGAAGTTAAATGGTGTCCGCCGGACTGTTTAGAATCAGATGCCAAGGGCCCATCTTTACTAAGTTTTCAAGAAACGCGAGATATATTGAGAGGCGTAGTGCTCGGTTTAGAATATCTACATTATCAAGGAATCATTCATCGAGATATCAAACCTGCCAACCTATTAATATCAGAAGATGGTACTGTTAAGATTTCAGATTTTGGAGTTTCATTAGCTGCGACGAGCACCAATAGCTCAGATAGTAGCGAATCTTTGGATGAGTTGGAATTGGCAAAAACCGTGGGTACTCCTGCTTTTTTTGCGCCCGAAATGTGTTTGGGTGAGGATGCATTTGCTAAGTATAATCTAACAAAGGAAAACCTATTTCGTGGCTCTTGCATTTCATTCATGATAGACATTTGGGCTGTGGGTGTCACTTTATACTGTCTAATTTTTGGAATGTTACCATTTTTCTCCGATTTTGAATTGagactttttgaaaagattgtCAATGACCCTTTAAAATTTCCGTCTTATAAAGAAATGCAGTCCAACAAAGTATCTAAAATATCTTGTAAGGAAGAATACGAAATGGCCAAAGACCTTTTATTGAAACtgttagaaaaaaatcctcaaaaaagaatgacCATACCAGAGATTAAAAAGCAtccttttgtttcttgggATTTTGATCATATATCGAAGGAAGACGACAAATTACTTGCTTCCACTCTCGAACAAAAACTTCGGTTTCAATGTAATCAAACTGATCAGTTTGAACCTATCTCTATTTCGAAGCATGAACTGAAAAATGCTGTTTCTGGTGTAGGgaaaaagatcaaagaGTCTGTACTGAAGAGCATCCCGCTAAAGGATCCAGTGGATCCGTCACATATGAACTATATTCATCCTACAGAAACTTCAAGAAGCCGAAGTGACGCTAATGTCATTGTGAGTGAAGGCTCGGTTTTgtcaaatatcaaagacTTAAGTGCCAATAACGCAGATAGTGATGCTGTTGATAGTAGTAACGGCGAAGATCGTTTCCGTGACAATACAAATGACGGCCATTTAACTAAAAAAGAGCTAGAACAAGAATTAAGCAAATTTGATGATAAACACGAGCCCAGCAATATGGTGAATTTACCAATCAACTCATCATTTGCATCATTAGATAGCTTCTACATTGACAATTTTGCAATGGCAAAAATGGGTATGAGCTCTCCCGAAGCAGGGGATCCTACTCTGTCTACACCGAATCTTCCTTCTGCACCTTCGTCGACAAGACTAGGACGATCTCCAATATTTGGTGGACTGCCTAATCAACCAAGCCCTATTCGTCCTGTTTTGCCGCAACAAAAATCATCATTTTATGCATCAGGCCGATATGATAATAACCACAATAATCTTGTTAGGAATTCCTCATCTCATTTGATGTCACTCCATTCCGGTAGACCATCTTCAAGAAGTAGCCGAATGAACTCGCGCAACCAAAACTTAACGAAGACACCTGATAGCTTTTCCAAGAGCTTGAACGTGCAAGTGAGTGAACGAAAAGTCCCCAAGGATTTGGAAATGCCGACACCTAAAAGAAACCCTAATACTAGCTACTCGAAGAGACCGTCTTCGGGAAATGGCAGTAACATACCATCCGCCAAAACTGATACTCTGGATAAAAATTCTAACGTTGAAGGTAAACCCCCTTCTAGAAATTCTCCTATAAAATCGTTATATCAAAGAATGAAGCAATCTAAGGACAAATCGCAAACGTTTGAAGTACGTCGAGGTAATTTCTTCAGTCACTTtaatggtgatgatgatgatagcAGTAGTCAGTCCTCAGTAACCAGTTCTGGTTCCGCATCTGATTCAGAATTATCATCCTCCTCATCATCGGGTACATCTCAGATTCCATCCAGGAACAGTTCTAGTAATTTTAATAGTGGCTATTCAGAAACAGAATCTTTACCTTTTGAGTTTGGTGTTGATTCAGAAGATGGAAGTGGTGTACTGTTAAGAGATCTACCTACCGGAGACCAAATAAGGCCATTCCTGGATATGCAACCATATGGCCACGTGAAAGTTAGGAATACACTCAATTCCAAACCACCTTCTatttcgtcttcttcatcttcatcagagGGTGAAGAGGAGTTAATGCTAAACGCCGGGAATGCGGGGCATAGGAGGAGACACaactcttcaaaagttGATGAGCCATCAAACAACCCACAAAATGTACCAAATAAAGCAATCTATTCCAATGGAAGCGTTCATGATAGCGAGACGACGATAACTCCACATAACATAGACGGACTGAAGATACATCAAAGTCCGTGCCTTGATCAACCCATTGGGAATCTCAAAACTCTAGTATTACCAAAACACTTGgatcaaaaaaaggcaaCTACAGAAACTTCAAATTTAACCGATATTGTTGAATTCAATGCTAATAGTAGTTGCCAAAAGGATGAACACCTTGGAAAAATCCTTTATTCAAGGGACTTGTTAAAGGACGCCCTAGATTCTACTAATGTAGGTAGAAGAAGGTCTATACCCTCAAATAAACTAAGAGGAAGGAGGGAAGCCAATACCATTACTACTACTGATAATGGTGGTGATGATAAAGACGTGAGGAAGAATGGTTATAGGAATAACGAACAACTAGGAGGCTTTGGCGGTAATCACAAAAATCATGAACGATCGCGATCTTTGACAGTTGCAGAACTAAATGAGTTAAAGAGAAGAGGTGTTCAGTTATAA